A portion of the Desulfovibrio intestinalis genome contains these proteins:
- a CDS encoding DHA2 family efflux MFS transporter permease subunit — MTSPEFDALAQRYGAAYKWWATAAVMTGCIATVLSSTIVNVAMPDIMGEFGMGQDQVQWLSTAFLAAMTASMLTTDWMLRTFGLRRSYLGAMVAFLLASLVGGASPDVEILILSRSIQGAAAGLVQPLAMVMVFSVFGADNRGMAMGIFGLGVVLAPALGPTVGGLLIDNYSWRYVFLLGPPFCLVSMALAAAFLPGRDTAATHTVFDLCGFVLLCVGIGTLLAGISSGQREGWDSDYVLGAFFVSVCSWAGFIIRERTCPSPLLTLGVFANLRFVAASAVAFILGMGLFGSTYLIPLFVQTIQGYSPTESGLLLMPGGIVLGVAMPLAGRLADRLPPYALIMAGLGVFGLSSLYMADAGTSTYFWDFVSWIALGRIGLGLIMPSLNSGALRLLDAKHMAQGAGAINFSRQLGGALGVSILSVYLERQTELYAQAFNTLQTGTHAAADALDLISSLFVRGGQLDNVAQALRPPQAYNFLAEMLSAQARTMGFRESFLFVAIAFFVAIIPALFMRTARRV, encoded by the coding sequence TTGACCTCGCCGGAATTTGACGCTCTGGCGCAACGTTATGGCGCGGCCTACAAATGGTGGGCAACAGCGGCGGTCATGACGGGCTGCATCGCCACGGTGCTGTCTTCTACTATCGTCAATGTGGCCATGCCCGACATTATGGGCGAGTTCGGCATGGGGCAGGATCAGGTGCAGTGGCTTTCCACAGCCTTTCTGGCTGCCATGACGGCCTCCATGCTGACAACAGACTGGATGCTGCGCACCTTTGGCCTGCGGCGCTCCTACCTGGGCGCAATGGTAGCCTTTCTGCTGGCGTCGCTGGTTGGCGGCGCAAGCCCGGATGTGGAAATTCTCATTCTGTCGCGCTCCATCCAGGGGGCTGCCGCCGGGCTGGTGCAGCCGCTGGCAATGGTGATGGTTTTTTCCGTCTTTGGCGCGGATAATCGCGGCATGGCAATGGGCATTTTCGGTTTGGGCGTGGTGCTGGCTCCGGCTCTTGGCCCTACGGTGGGCGGCCTGCTCATCGACAATTATTCCTGGCGCTATGTTTTTTTGCTGGGCCCGCCGTTTTGCCTTGTCAGCATGGCGCTGGCTGCGGCATTCTTGCCGGGCCGGGACACTGCCGCGACGCACACGGTTTTTGACCTGTGCGGTTTCGTTTTGCTGTGCGTGGGTATCGGCACGCTGCTTGCCGGAATTTCCAGCGGACAACGCGAAGGATGGGATTCAGACTACGTACTGGGCGCGTTTTTTGTGAGCGTATGTTCCTGGGCTGGTTTTATCATTCGCGAACGTACCTGCCCAAGCCCGCTGCTGACGCTCGGCGTCTTCGCAAATTTGCGTTTTGTGGCAGCATCGGCTGTGGCCTTTATTCTGGGAATGGGGCTTTTTGGCTCCACCTATCTTATTCCTCTTTTTGTGCAGACCATTCAAGGGTACAGCCCTACAGAGTCCGGTCTTTTGCTCATGCCGGGCGGCATTGTTCTTGGTGTTGCCATGCCCCTGGCTGGCCGTCTGGCTGACCGATTGCCGCCATACGCGCTCATTATGGCGGGGTTGGGCGTATTCGGCTTGTCCAGCCTGTATATGGCCGATGCCGGAACCTCCACCTACTTTTGGGATTTTGTCAGCTGGATTGCACTGGGGCGCATCGGTCTGGGGCTCATCATGCCCTCGCTGAACAGCGGGGCGCTGCGTTTGCTTGATGCAAAGCACATGGCTCAAGGGGCCGGGGCCATCAACTTCAGCCGGCAGTTGGGGGGCGCGCTGGGGGTGAGTATACTTTCCGTGTATCTGGAACGTCAGACCGAACTGTATGCCCAGGCCTTCAATACGCTGCAAACCGGCACTCACGCTGCCGCTGATGCGCTTGATCTGATTTCATCGCTCTTTGTCAGGGGAGGGCAGCTGGATAACGTGGCGCAGGCCTTGCGCCCTCCACAGGCCTATAACTTTCTGGCAGAAATGTTGTCTGCCCAGGCCAGAACTATGGGATTCAGGGAAAGTTTTCTTTTTGTGGCAATAGCCTTTTTCGTGGCAATTATTCCAGCCTTGTTCATGCGCACTGCCAGACGGGTCTGA
- a CDS encoding HlyD family secretion protein produces the protein MPLSLSPQAARLLSAPVRNRKRVFLLSGLILVAAVVAFWVHRQRHVTENDARVMADMITISSRVDGWVAQRDVTDGDMVTAGSQLVVIDQREALMQVEELRASDEALRLESERVKTLLEISRGATESAIAAARAHRANAEAALHFSQAELDLARKDFTRSENLIAENAIARRVWDQSRTVLQQAEGKHRQALAQLAEAQANLDQALAHQDDPRVLEAQLAQLEQQRAEVQARIRQKDVALADRVVRSPIDGVVDQKFVEPGEYVIPGQRLVILHDPKAVWVEVLLKETKLSGLKPGQPVDISVDAYPGRTFIGSVERIGTAATSQFALIPSPNPSGNFTKINQRVPVRIKVEQPDDNPLRPGMMVEVDIDLAGI, from the coding sequence ATGCCACTTTCCCTTTCGCCTCAGGCTGCGCGCCTGTTGTCTGCCCCAGTACGCAACAGAAAACGTGTTTTTCTGCTTTCCGGGTTGATCTTGGTTGCGGCGGTTGTTGCTTTTTGGGTTCACCGCCAGCGGCATGTTACGGAAAACGATGCAAGAGTAATGGCCGACATGATAACCATCAGCAGCCGTGTGGACGGCTGGGTGGCGCAACGTGATGTTACCGATGGCGACATGGTGACTGCGGGCAGCCAGCTTGTTGTTATTGACCAGCGCGAAGCCCTCATGCAGGTGGAAGAACTGCGGGCCAGCGACGAGGCTTTACGGCTGGAATCAGAAAGGGTGAAAACCCTGCTGGAAATAAGCCGGGGCGCTACAGAAAGCGCCATAGCCGCAGCACGGGCCCACCGGGCCAATGCGGAAGCTGCCCTGCATTTCAGCCAGGCCGAGCTGGATCTGGCTCGCAAGGACTTCACACGCAGTGAAAATCTCATTGCAGAAAATGCCATTGCCCGCCGTGTATGGGATCAGAGCCGTACCGTTTTGCAGCAGGCCGAAGGCAAGCACCGTCAGGCTTTGGCCCAGCTGGCGGAAGCTCAGGCAAACCTTGACCAGGCTCTTGCCCATCAGGACGACCCCCGGGTGCTTGAAGCCCAGCTGGCCCAGCTGGAACAGCAGCGTGCAGAGGTGCAGGCCCGCATCAGGCAAAAGGACGTGGCACTGGCTGACCGTGTGGTGCGCAGCCCCATTGATGGCGTGGTTGACCAAAAATTTGTGGAACCGGGCGAATACGTCATCCCCGGTCAGCGTCTTGTCATCCTGCACGATCCCAAGGCCGTGTGGGTGGAGGTTCTGCTCAAGGAAACCAAGTTGAGCGGCCTCAAGCCCGGCCAACCTGTGGACATCAGTGTTGACGCCTACCCTGGCCGCACCTTCATTGGCAGTGTCGAGCGCATTGGCACTGCGGCCACCAGCCAGTTTGCCCTTATCCCCAGCCCGAACCCCTCGGGCAATTTTACCAAGATCAACCAGCGCGTGCCCGTGCGTATCAAGGTTGAGCAGCCGGACGACAACCCCCTCCGGCCCGGCATGATGGTGGAGGTGGACATTGACCTCGCCGGAATTTGA
- a CDS encoding MarR family transcriptional regulator, with protein sequence MSASPRDTVGMTINRVGRLWRTRLDERLVPLGLTQARWLVLVHLSRMNDEASQKELAQSIGVEGPTMVRVLDGLERLELVERVAHKDDRRVKMVRLTPKAQGVLEDIMRIGSGLRGEALVGLSDEELAEFSRVLEIILNNLSVMTAR encoded by the coding sequence ATGAGCGCATCACCCAGAGACACAGTGGGTATGACCATAAACCGTGTGGGTCGCCTGTGGCGAACTCGCCTTGATGAACGTCTGGTGCCGCTGGGCCTGACGCAGGCCCGTTGGCTGGTATTGGTACATCTTTCGCGCATGAATGATGAAGCTTCACAAAAGGAGCTTGCCCAGTCCATAGGCGTGGAAGGGCCAACGATGGTTCGCGTGCTGGACGGCCTTGAGCGTTTGGAGCTTGTAGAGCGGGTGGCCCACAAGGACGACCGCCGCGTCAAAATGGTGCGCCTTACCCCCAAGGCTCAGGGAGTTCTTGAGGACATAATGCGGATAGGTTCCGGCCTGCGTGGCGAAGCTTTGGTAGGCTTGTCCGACGAAGAGCTGGCCGAATTTTCACGGGTACTTGAAATCATACTTAACAATTTAAGCGTTATGACCGCCCGCTGA
- a CDS encoding phenylacetate--CoA ligase family protein, with protein sequence MTRKDRTEGIYSRREVLDESERRQYCLIQLKDLLSYAYRYSEDVKKRFDRAQFNVEKFKTLADIKHIPILKKKELIFLQSMGPRLGGLLTKDIGELKRIFLSPGPIFDPEDRGEDYWGYTEAFYSVGFRPGDAVQNTFNYQLTPAGLMFEEPLRNLGCAVIPAGPTDAATQLDIMQKLRVSGYVGTPSFLMHLAQKAEEKGLNLRKDLFLEVAFVTGERLSEKMRSQMEKKYDLVMRQGYGTADVGCIGYECFHKTGLHIANRCFVEICHPDTGIPLKDGEVGEIVVTAFNKTYPLIRLATGDLSFIDRSPCACGRTSPRLGSIVGRVDTTARIMGMFVYPHQVEQVMSRFEEIKRWQIEVTNPGGIDEMTLFVETSGFKREEELLHQFREKIKLRPELRVLAPGSLPPQIRPIEDKRHWD encoded by the coding sequence ATGACCCGTAAAGACCGCACAGAAGGCATATACAGCCGCCGCGAAGTTCTGGATGAGAGCGAACGCCGCCAGTATTGCCTTATCCAGCTTAAGGACTTGCTTTCCTACGCGTACCGCTATTCGGAAGACGTGAAAAAGCGTTTTGACCGTGCGCAGTTTAATGTGGAGAAGTTCAAGACCCTTGCTGACATCAAGCATATTCCCATTCTCAAGAAGAAGGAGCTTATCTTTCTTCAATCTATGGGGCCGCGTCTGGGCGGACTGCTGACCAAGGATATTGGCGAACTCAAGCGCATATTTTTGTCCCCTGGCCCCATTTTTGACCCGGAAGACCGTGGCGAAGATTACTGGGGCTATACAGAAGCCTTTTATTCCGTGGGCTTTCGCCCCGGCGACGCCGTGCAGAATACCTTCAACTATCAGTTGACGCCAGCGGGCCTGATGTTTGAGGAGCCCCTGCGCAATCTTGGCTGTGCGGTTATTCCCGCCGGGCCAACCGATGCCGCCACGCAGCTGGACATCATGCAGAAGCTGCGTGTGTCTGGGTACGTTGGCACGCCGAGCTTTCTTATGCACTTGGCGCAGAAGGCCGAAGAAAAAGGCCTTAACCTGCGCAAGGATCTCTTTTTGGAAGTGGCTTTCGTCACTGGCGAAAGGCTTTCGGAAAAGATGCGCTCGCAGATGGAAAAAAAGTACGATCTGGTCATGCGCCAGGGCTATGGTACGGCTGACGTGGGCTGCATCGGTTACGAATGCTTCCACAAGACCGGGCTGCACATCGCCAACCGCTGCTTTGTGGAAATTTGCCATCCTGACACGGGTATTCCCCTGAAGGACGGCGAAGTGGGCGAAATCGTGGTCACGGCCTTCAACAAGACCTATCCGCTTATTCGTCTGGCCACGGGCGACCTTTCGTTCATCGACCGCAGCCCTTGCGCTTGCGGCCGCACCAGCCCGCGCCTTGGCAGCATTGTGGGCCGCGTGGACACCACGGCCCGTATTATGGGCATGTTCGTGTACCCGCATCAGGTTGAACAGGTAATGAGCCGCTTTGAGGAAATCAAGCGTTGGCAGATCGAAGTCACCAACCCCGGCGGCATCGACGAAATGACCCTTTTTGTGGAAACCAGCGGTTTCAAGCGCGAAGAAGAGCTGCTGCACCAGTTCCGCGAAAAGATCAAGCTGCGCCCCGAACTGCGCGTACTGGCTCCCGGCAGCCTGCCCCCGCAGATCCGTCCCATCGAAGACAAGCGTCATTGGGACTAA
- a CDS encoding chloride channel protein has translation MKLGNPFPQIAHDFATMGVSGLARTIVQALLIGGATGVVIGLFRHLNNIITHWVVRSVTEHGLSDSLVACAVFFGLLLLAVISVLLLRIEPLISGSGIPQVELMVKGRLRMNWFRVLVCKFAGALTALTGGLSVGREGPCIMMGASLGVGVGRLWHDPKAAHEPRFLVGGSAAGLGAAFGAPLAGMFFAFEEMKTPLRVPMIITCATTAFAAMYVMQAIYGFGLVFPFGSRPMLPWQSWWLVPVVGVAMGGLGVLYNIMLIRMTLWADKTKMLPMHLRVVIPFMCAGLFLYFYPTVLAGFGITALQLADIALPLTALLLLLTVKMLFSCASFATGVAGGLLMPILFMGAMAGACVTSALLLFDMVTPEKSVIILILCMAGLFGSSVRAPLTGAFLMLEMTGAYPNMVFIIITAYIAAFVADKMGCEPVYDSLRRRCVIEGKIKRPRYKPRRPQRVASGSPGGVM, from the coding sequence GTGAAACTGGGCAATCCTTTTCCTCAAATAGCGCATGATTTTGCAACTATGGGTGTTTCAGGCCTGGCAAGAACCATCGTGCAGGCTCTTCTTATCGGTGGAGCGACGGGCGTGGTTATCGGGCTGTTCCGCCACTTGAATAATATAATTACTCACTGGGTTGTGCGGTCTGTGACTGAGCACGGCCTGAGTGACAGTCTTGTTGCCTGTGCGGTGTTTTTCGGCCTGCTGCTGCTGGCTGTTATTTCTGTGTTGCTGTTGCGCATTGAACCGCTTATCAGCGGCAGCGGCATTCCGCAGGTTGAGCTTATGGTCAAGGGCAGACTGCGCATGAACTGGTTTCGTGTGCTGGTGTGCAAGTTTGCCGGGGCTTTGACAGCGCTGACAGGTGGCCTTTCTGTGGGCCGCGAAGGCCCGTGCATCATGATGGGCGCGTCTCTTGGCGTGGGGGTTGGGCGGTTGTGGCATGATCCGAAAGCCGCGCACGAACCCCGGTTTCTTGTAGGGGGCAGTGCCGCGGGGCTTGGGGCTGCCTTTGGCGCGCCTTTGGCGGGCATGTTTTTTGCCTTTGAGGAAATGAAGACGCCGCTTCGTGTGCCGATGATTATTACATGCGCCACTACAGCTTTTGCGGCCATGTATGTGATGCAGGCCATTTACGGTTTTGGCCTGGTTTTCCCCTTTGGTTCGCGCCCCATGCTGCCCTGGCAGTCCTGGTGGCTGGTTCCTGTGGTGGGTGTGGCTATGGGGGGGCTTGGCGTTCTGTACAATATCATGCTTATTCGTATGACCCTCTGGGCCGACAAGACGAAAATGCTGCCCATGCACCTGCGTGTGGTCATTCCCTTCATGTGCGCCGGGCTGTTTTTATATTTTTATCCCACAGTGCTGGCAGGTTTTGGCATTACAGCCCTGCAACTTGCCGACATAGCCTTGCCGCTGACAGCGCTTTTACTGCTGCTGACTGTCAAAATGCTTTTCTCCTGCGCGAGTTTCGCCACCGGGGTCGCGGGCGGCCTGCTTATGCCCATTCTGTTTATGGGGGCTATGGCCGGGGCCTGCGTTACATCAGCGCTGCTGCTTTTTGACATGGTCACTCCCGAAAAAAGCGTCATCATACTCATTCTGTGCATGGCCGGGTTGTTCGGCTCATCGGTGCGGGCTCCTCTGACAGGGGCATTTTTGATGCTTGAAATGACGGGTGCCTATCCCAACATGGTATTTATCATCATCACGGCGTATATTGCCGCTTTTGTGGCCGACAAAATGGGTTGCGAACCGGTGTACGACAGCCTGCGCAGACGGTGCGTGATTGAGGGAAAAATCAAGCGCCCCAGATACAAACCGCGCCGCCCGCAGAGGGTTGCCAGCGGTTCCCCCGGCGGCGTGATGTAG